Below is a window of Corynebacterium kalinowskii DNA.
AGCCGAGCAAAAGCCTGATGATGAAAACCTCTTCAGAGAAGGGCTGACGCTGGTCTTAGCCGGTGCCCTCAGTGATCGTTAAGTAGAGTAACTCTCATGACAACACCTCAAGACAGCTCTCGTCAGATTTGGCCGGGAGAGGCATATCCCCTCGGTTCCACTTACGACGGTGCGGGTACGAACTTCGCTTTGTTCTCGGATATTGCGGAAAAGGTGGAACTCTGCCTCATCGACCGTGACCAGAACGAAGAGCGCATCGAGCTCGAAGAAGTCGATGCGCATATCTGGCACTGCTACCTCCCAGGCGTCCAGCCAGGCCAGCGCTACGGCTATCGCGTGTACGGCCCTTACGATCCGGACAACGGTCACCGCTGCGATCCAAACAAACTGCTCGTTGACCCATATGCCAGGGCATTCGACGGCGAGTTCGATGGACACCCATCGCTTTTTAGCTACGACATAACGAACCCGGAAGACCCGAACGGCCGCAACACTGAAGATTCGTTGTTGCACACCATGCGTTCGGTAGTCATTAACCCGTTTTTCGACTGGGCAAACGACCGGGCACCGAAGATCCCGTACCACGAGACGGTCATCTACGAGGCTCATGTCAAGGGCATGACCATGACTCACCCAGACGTTCCTGAGCAGCTTCGAGGCACCTACGCAGGCCTGGCACACCCTGCCATCATCAACTACCTCAAGGACCTTGGCATCACTGCCATCGAGCTCATGCCAGTCCACCAGTTCCTGCAAGACGACCGCCTCCGCGAGCTCGGGTTGCGCAACTATTGGGGATACAACACGTTTGGCTTCTTCGCCCCACACCAGGACTACGCAGCCGCTACCAAGCCCGGCGGCGCTGTCTCCGAGTTCAAGGGCATGGTCCGCGCTTTCCACGAAGCAGGTATCGAAGTCATTCTCGACGTGGTGTACAACCACACCGCTGAAGGTAACCACCTGGGCCCAACCATTGCCTTCCGTGGCATCGACAACGCCGCCTACTACCGCCTGGTGGAATCCGACAAGCGCCACTACATGGACTACACCGGTACCGGTAACTCCCTGAATGTGCGCCACCCGCACTCCCTGCAGCTGATCTTGGATTCCCTGCGCTACTGGGTATCTGAAATGCATGTGGACGGCTTCCGCTTCGACCTCGCATCCACCCTGGCCCGCGAACTGCACGATGTTGATCGCCTCTCCGCATTCTTCGACCTGGTCCAGCAGGATCCCATCGTCTCCCAGGTCAAGCTCATCGCCGAGCCGTGGGACATCGGCGAAGGTGGCTACCAGGTGGGCAACTTCCCACCACTGTGGACGGAATGGAACGGAAAGTACCGCGACACCGTGCGCGACTTCTGGCGCGGCGAGCCTGCCACCCTGGGCGAATTCGCTTCCCGCCTCACCGGCTCCTCTGACCTCTACGCCAATAACGGCCGTCGCCCAACCGCCTCGATCAACTTCGTCACCGCTCACGATGGCTTTACTCTTAATGACCTCGTGTCTTACAACGAAAAGCGCAATGAAGCCAACGGCGAAGGCAGCCGCGACGGTGAGTCACACAATCGCTCGTGGAACTGCGGTGTTGAAGGCCCAACCGACGATCCCAAAATCAAGAAGCTGCGTCGTCAGCAACAGCGCAACTTCCTCACTACGTTGCTGCTGTCCCAGGGCACCCCGATGATTGCCCACGGCGACGAAATGTCCCGCACTCAAAAAGGCAACAATAACGTCTACTGCCAAGATTCCGAGCTCTCCTGGGTTAACTGGAAGGACGCGGAAGAGAACAAGGACTTGGTTGCGTTCACCCGCCGCCTGATGGAGATCCGCCGCGACCACCCAGTGTTCCGTCGTCGTCGCTTCCTGGCCGGTGGCCCACTGGGCGACGATATGCCGGAGCGCGATGTCGCGTGGCTCAACGCCAAGGGTCGCCTCATGACGCATGAAGATTGGGGCTTTACCGCCGGTAAATCCATCATGGTCTACCTCAACGGCAACGCCATCGCGGAGCCTGATGAGCGCGGTCAGCGCGTTGTTGATGACTCCTACCTGCTGTGCTTCAACGCCTACCATGAGGACATCGATTTCACCCTCCCGGATGCCACCCTGGGTGGTAGCTGGAAGCTGCAGATCGACACCACTGATGACACCGGCATCCCAGCCGATGAGGCGATTTACTCAGCGGCTGGGCACCTCGTTGTACCAGGGCGCAGCGCAATGCTGCTCAAGCAGATGACCCCACCAGAAGCACCTGCTAGGAAACTAGTGCAAGAAGTACCAGCGGATTCCCCTGCTGCCGAAGTAGCCAAGTAGACTCGCTTTCGTTTACTTGAGCCACCTTCGAAACAGCAAAGAGTGATAGCAGTGATCGCAGCGCACGGTGCCCAAATCGACGTACATGCCTCTGGTGTGGACATTCGATACTCGCCCCTCTTGACGGCGCTGCATTACGAGAACGTCACCATTGCCCTATCCGAAATCACCAGGGTTGAGGTTTCCGAGCCAACTACAGTCCTCAGTGGCTCGGTCTCCCTCTTGGGAGCCGATAAGAGGATTATCTTTAGCCCTGGACAAG
It encodes the following:
- the glgX gene encoding glycogen debranching protein GlgX, with product MTTPQDSSRQIWPGEAYPLGSTYDGAGTNFALFSDIAEKVELCLIDRDQNEERIELEEVDAHIWHCYLPGVQPGQRYGYRVYGPYDPDNGHRCDPNKLLVDPYARAFDGEFDGHPSLFSYDITNPEDPNGRNTEDSLLHTMRSVVINPFFDWANDRAPKIPYHETVIYEAHVKGMTMTHPDVPEQLRGTYAGLAHPAIINYLKDLGITAIELMPVHQFLQDDRLRELGLRNYWGYNTFGFFAPHQDYAAATKPGGAVSEFKGMVRAFHEAGIEVILDVVYNHTAEGNHLGPTIAFRGIDNAAYYRLVESDKRHYMDYTGTGNSLNVRHPHSLQLILDSLRYWVSEMHVDGFRFDLASTLARELHDVDRLSAFFDLVQQDPIVSQVKLIAEPWDIGEGGYQVGNFPPLWTEWNGKYRDTVRDFWRGEPATLGEFASRLTGSSDLYANNGRRPTASINFVTAHDGFTLNDLVSYNEKRNEANGEGSRDGESHNRSWNCGVEGPTDDPKIKKLRRQQQRNFLTTLLLSQGTPMIAHGDEMSRTQKGNNNVYCQDSELSWVNWKDAEENKDLVAFTRRLMEIRRDHPVFRRRRFLAGGPLGDDMPERDVAWLNAKGRLMTHEDWGFTAGKSIMVYLNGNAIAEPDERGQRVVDDSYLLCFNAYHEDIDFTLPDATLGGSWKLQIDTTDDTGIPADEAIYSAAGHLVVPGRSAMLLKQMTPPEAPARKLVQEVPADSPAAEVAK